The Citrus sinensis cultivar Valencia sweet orange chromosome 4, DVS_A1.0, whole genome shotgun sequence DNA segment tgataaaagaaatgatttttgtgtatattttactatttgcAGGTACATATTTATAGTACAgaattgatgataaaaaaaagaaagagtacaTGAGTTACGCATTTGTTATGGTAATTTCGTCAAACATGTGATGTGCCAAAATTAACTGCACAAGTTATGCTTCTGACGGGTAAAAGACATAGCCTACAATATTGCCAATAATCTTGGCTGATTGCCAATGATCATGGCTGAACCAATTCCAATATATATAGTAAGTTTAAACACTCCAAAAAGAAGTTGTTGAATACTAGGGGTGTGTAGAATTCAATCTGATCCGCTTAATCTATCTGATCCGTGAATtagtggattggatatggattaggattaaaattttaaaaatccgcagttgatagattggatatggatttatttCTGTAAATCCGCAAAAATTCGTGAATccgcaaaaaaaaatatttatttatttatttagttaaaaataattataaatttaattaaaaaatattataaatgtgacattACATAGTTACATAAGCACTATAACATATCTTAGCCAttacccaataataatataaaataaaataataattaaataatcaaatatacaaatataacttgtaaaaattgttaaacaaaataaaagtaaagtcaCACACACTAGCAAAAACAACCTAACATAACACCAAGTTACCAACAATTTACAAAGTCACCCAAAAGCAAAGTAACATAATGCAAGtcaccaacaatttgcaaacaaaaaaccCTAAGCTTCCCCGCTGTCACATGCACTAACAACACCCAATACTGGTTCGATACACTCTCAACACCAATTTGAAGGTCATCGGCCGTGTGATTCTGACTAGAGGAAGCCATCTTCTTCCCCAAGTCCATTGAGCCACTTCACAATCACTGGTTTCAGCCGAATCCCGCAGGATCCCATCTCTTTTGGGACGGGATCGGGACATatttttgtcccaaaaaaaatatagagacaGGAGTGAGACGTTTTTTCATCCCACTTGCATATACGGGACAGGACTGAGATTGATAAATCCCATCCCATCTCGTCCCATTGCCAACCCTAGTTCATGGATTGGAGagaactaaaaaatttaattcggAAATTAATGcgcaaaatggtggattggatatggattaagttaaatttgcatccgatccgcagacgtatggattggatatggattgagttaAATCCGTATCTGATCCGCAGATGTATGGATtagatttggattgaattgaattgaaaatttataatccgcaaaatcatggatcggatatggattgatgtctAATCAGTAAAATCcgatccgcgaacacccctaTTGAATactattcaaattttttgaaaattttggatgataataataagaataactACTTATGTATTCGCATATTTTCAAGAAATAAAGACAAAGTTAAAGATGGAGGGAATAGGCTATAGAATATTTTACTTattcaaaaagataaagatttaGACCTTATCTGATTAAAAAGTAAGTTATACTTAGaatgacaataattaaagttctataaatttaataattaacattttctaATCTACATAATTTTGTGTTacaaaagtctttaaatgacAATTTACGTGACAATTTATGCTATCGTTCACTTAGCAtaaacacaataaattctaTAAATCGGTTCCCCTAAAAGGattaattctataaattaatgggaacaatatatttaaaaattaattctataaattaattagagcGTATAAGTATGAGAACTATAACTTGTTTTGCTTTCCATGTGGAGAAGTTGCTACTTTAGAAGCattcttttattcattatttagCATGTGTTTATATGaacatttttttagtatatgGCAACAAATAGAAGCAAAACTAAGAGAGGGTTAATTTGAGCTGCTGCTTGGGCTAGCCCtttgaatatttatttgagGCCCAttcatttttagaaaaaaatattataaatcataacaaaataactaaagttcatatttatttttaatgccaTTTTTATAATCtcaataaagttaataatattcatattaactcccaaaaaatttatattattttttatttagttcaggttaaaataaattcatagcTTCGCCACTAGCAAACAGTAATGAAAATGGAGCAACTTTGCACGACCAACCAATACGTTAACCATGCTAACTAGTTCGGGCTCCACTTGGGCCATCAGATTTCGAATGAGATGGGCCGGATACTCATTGCAAGCGTCAACACGCTTCCTAATAATATCTGGGTATTGTCACACGGCTTTTCTCTATGATGCGGCAAGCCTGTGACAGCGTCAAACCTCGTTCGACCAGCCACCCAACGCCAACGGAGGCTATGTGTTAATAAGCATTTaggattttttgtttcaatgaaggagaaacaaaaacacacaagattgttttttttatggagGCAACGACCTCCAACTCTCCTATTCTCTTAATAAGAAAAGTATACAACCTAGCGAGAGGCTATGTGTGCTCAGAGGATCTCACTCTCTACCAAAATTTAGACCCTAAAACACACACTTACCCTCACTATATATACAAGTTGCAAATGACACCCATATTTATTAAGGTGAGGTGGCGCGCTGCTCTCGTGCCACCTCATTCTAAGACTAGGCACATTAAGCATGATTTAAGGAAGCACGTCTCTGCTCCCCCTCGGATAATGTAACTACTGCCCATTAAACTAAAGGCAAGGAAGTTGCAGAGCATAGCCGCCGCTGCCCACTTCCCTTAATGAGTAACTGCCAATGCCCACTTTCCTTGTCTCCACTTTTCTAGGCACGTAATCCAAGCCCATATTCCCCTACTAGTTGCACCAACAACGACCCACGCTTGTTTTTATGACCGATTCTATAGCCCCTGACTTAGTCTTGCGTCATCTCGCTTGCTGCCCAACTTAGCCAGCGTGTGCTTCATGCGTCTTGCAGTCGCGGGTCTCGTGAATCCCACACACATGCCCTCATCAACCCGCGCTCACGAGCTCGTGCTCCCACGCACCCACGTGTTTGCAAGATGCGGTGTGCATTGCCCACACGCCCTTGTGCGCATTGTCTTGCACTCCCTACACTTGTCCTACAGTGTGTACTTGCTATCACGCCCCAACCTACGCGCCGGTCTTAACTTGCTTTTATGCTTGCCGTCAAGCATGCCCATATTGCTGCCGCAGCTTGGCACAAGCTACAAGCCAAGCCTTGCCGTCGGCAAATCATGGCCTAAGGCGGTGACAGCTATCCACTTAAGCATAACATGGGAGACTAACTCGTTTCCTCTCCTTTTACTTTATAGGTCTTTGATGCTGTTATTTTTTCTACAGTATCAATGATGTAATGAAAGTACACCTTTAGATTTTGATCAActatgtaaaatatttgtataaataaaaagatataaatactTTAGTAATATTGTACTAgctaaaaacaaataaaaaagattatttatagattaaaagaaagaaaaaaagagttatTATGGATCACTTTCTTTTCATGTTGAATtcaaaaatatctttatttaatttgaattcatcaacttaattttaaaggttacctattatttattaattcaactaattattttccacTCAATTAAACTGATAGTAtacattaaaatattcaaagcAAAGGGtctaaaacaaattcattATCAATACTATAATACAGCATCACATAAAATCCTTaatctatatattattaataataattcacaCATGCACTCATTGAAGCTCGAGCTCAAGATTCGAGAAGGCCGCTCTGTGGCACTTGAGCTAGACCTTAGCTTCTCTTTTCACATTACCTATGTGAATACTttgtggggaaaaaaaataattgataagaGATATgacaagaaataaataaatattaacagTTGGTTGAATGCATACTTAGTGATGGGCACATCATGTTTGAGGtcagtaatttttctttttatttggatCATATTTCAATTTGGACCAAGTATAATAACAGTACATCAAGACAGGTTCTTACAGACGATTTTGTGAATAAAATacttttgatatatttctgaaaaaaataacaagataCAATGTCAAAGATATTTAGTCAGATGACTAGGAATTTCATCCAAACAGAGGTTTCAGGGCAGCAAAATGCAAAAATGAGCTAAAGTATTTGCTACGTAACTACGTTATTGCATCCCCTAAAAAATATGAGATATCCGAAAATCTTGCTTTAGTATTAACAAGTGATGAACTTCAGAAATGATCCACAATAGCTCTGTATGCGTACTTTGTTGTCCCATAATATATTGTACAACACGCAAAAATATAACTCTACAGTCGAAGGAGATAAACCAATCTCCTTAGCAAATCGGCCGCTCAAGGAAAAGGCCTCAACATCAGCTATATCCACGTCATAAGTGAGATACCCCTGCAGCCATCATCAACGTCCTTGCCTCCACAAGAAAATATACCCTCCCCCAAAGCACACAATTTCTTCTCCACCCGGAACCGTAACTCATGAAATTAAAAAGGCTCTTCGCTGCCGCCCACCAGATGGTAATCCCAAATACTTATCATACGAAGACACCTTTGTAAGCCCAAGtaaacatttaatttcatttcaaacattctCCCGCGCGCTTGGGtcaaataaaatagaagatttatcaaaattaaacaaacatcCAGAAGTTGCTGAATATGACTCAAAAACCTCCTTTAATTTGTAGCAGTCAATCAAGGATGCTCCACAAAATGTAAGGCTGTCATCAGCAAAAAGAAGATGTGAAACCATCAACTCAGGTGCAAAATGAAACCCACTAATAGACTTTGATCATATAAGGGAATGCATCCCGTCTTGCCCGACAGACATTGGACTAGACTAGATATGCATCTATTAGtaaatttgtatatttgtaCATTTTAGTGAACTATTTTTGGgggaaaaacaagaaaaaggaaaaataaataaaaagagagagataaCAGATCTAAACGTTGTGTTTATCTCTGTATTATATCACCAGGAAGAACCACTGGTGCCGCCAGAGCCTACTCTTGTATAAAACTCATATTGttctatttgtttatataACAAATATCCATacgtgtgtgtatatatatatttaaatttaattcagtTCATTTTCAATAGCATCCAGATATACTTTAtgaaatatgaagaaaatttgtcgttttctcatttttttttatttcaatgtACATAAGACATGAGAtactaaaatacaaataataggaaaataaaacctAATATATCTGTTGGCATCTTCACCTAAACTAGACATCTGTTAGTACCTATCTCGATATATTGAAGTTAGAAGCCATTAAAAAATCTACAATgcaaaaaatacataaatatttgCCTTACATGTGGAAAAACTCGAATCCTTGACCTCAAAcaataagaatttaaaaaataatatactaAAGATAGATCATAAAGCCTAATTATTTCGGTCTTTTACGGCGTATATACGTTTAATTTGGAGCTTGGCAGAGTGGGTGAAGTGCATGGCAACTTTAGCAAAATACTTTGTAgctataattatttaaatcacaATCTTTGATGAAATGCACAAGAATTATGAGAAgagtttttagtttttttatttcctgTAGAAAAAAGTTGCTCGttttttgcaattttattACAAGGGTGAAATAAAAGAGGCATGACATGGAAATAGTCATAGATACACACGAATCttaatatatttacaaattcTGATACATCTATGTCTACAGCTCCATCTTAACATATTTCATAGttgatttaagattaaaaaaaagaactaagAATTACATTTCTTTCTATCCAAATTATCTGTTACATATTGTACTCTTCTATGGGACACATGTATAGATATTAagtttacaaatatattttatttttaattaatgttttcaatttttttttaattttatactggTTCTaatgtgaattttttaattagtatatgtTAATCAGTTCAATTGATAAAACAATATCCGCttcaattgataaaataatttcaagcGGATACTGGTATTTGATAATTCGAAGTTCAAAAAGGTTTGTTTTATATCCCTGGAacattttagaattaaaaactttttaaaaaaatcaagaaatctAAAAgcttttattaattcaaaaagtaTATACTTAATCAACATACAGCCACACACCATAAACCACCCATAATATGTTCtcaaaaatcttttattaattcaaaacCCTATTCGCGGATGATTCGGAGGGAAGATTGAAGTTCAGAAAAAACAGCATGCCAGCCATTCTGGGAAGGGTGTATGTTGTCCCAAAAGAATGACAACTTAGGGTTTTCGCAAACAATGTATCTCTTCTTGCCACTCTTATCTACATTCCCACATAAATAATCTTTGCTGACACCCGCACAACATGGCTGCAATGAGGTCTTTAACTTCACATTTCCTGCgttaggtaaaaaaaaatgtgggtTATATGAATAACCCATATGGATATGCATATGCATTACAAGAAAGGCATGtacatttgaaatttggatgcaatattgaatttttttgtacttatCTTTGTATATGTGATATTTTTCATGCATGCATTGATAGTAACGTATGATTGAAAAGTAATTACCTACGTATTCTTATATGATAAGTAATTACCACCAATCACacatttttaaaagattagtGAAAAACTTAGATCAACACTGAATCTTTATCTCTAGGTCAGTCActtaacaaacaaaacaaaaattaaaatttcagagGGTACATGCCAAGATGATAAAGTTAAAATGCTAGTCTTATAAAGCTGTTAAAAGAATATGGGGAAAATGTAAAACTTTCAGACACATAATGAACGACTAACGCTTATTAGTTACCTGAAtggttttctttcttcattaatgCAGACATGAAAGCGCCATAGAGATCAAGAGTAAAAATGACGGGCCTCTTGCTCTCATTGTTGAAATTTTGCAATATTTCTTGCTCCAATAGCTGGTTGTGAAACTTGGAGGCTGAATTCAAGCTTTCACTGCAATTTTCATATGAAGAGACGGCTGATAACTGAGGCAAGCATCCCATTGGCTCCATAGAAGTAACTGCTATCTTTGGCACTCCCAAGTCAAGAATAAGCTTCAGGTTCATTGCTAGTTGTCCAATTATAGATTTTGTTAACCCTGGAAAACCCTATACATACATGATGCAACATCAATGTTCTGTAAAATTGGATTCAAACTTTTTATGAGAAGCACTTTTGTAGATCGAGTGCATCATATGTGTTGTGCCAACcaattaaaagttataaatcattttggcGAATGTAGTGGGTCTGAAAGTGGAGATCATAGTGGGATCATCCACTTTAATGTCATAAAATTactaactaaaaataaaaattttacggAACTCATCATAGAACTATGGTTAGGTAGGTCTATTTCTTAATTGGTTGAACATACCACAATGATGAGATATATATTGAGATAGTGGCCAATAGCGGCTCTTTCCTTAGATAATTTAGTCAGCTGTCTAGGGCCCCACAACATAAAAAGaccccaaattttttttcaaaattatagctagtaaattttttatttatatatattattattattttataataattttttcataaataaataatcaaatccctacaaaatctctttttaatGTTAGGATTAACAATTTATCCTATTTATTCCTATTAAATCtctaattaacattatttcatttaaaactctataaaagccaaataattgttaacttattattatccATTACAATTGTTAAGTGATGAtgttttaaaaacttattgCGTTAATCTTGAAAATGCTTTAAAACATGATACGCTTTCTGATATAGATGGTTTAGATTTGTTTTCaaagttaagaattttaaaagaactttttcaaagtgaaaaaaataccCCACTTGATgtacttaattatttgaaaaaattgaatcttttcCAAATGCATTTGTTTCTTATAGAATATTATTAACGATACCAGTAACAGTTGCTTCCATAGAAagaagtttttcaaaattaaaattgctaaaaatttatttaaaattaatcatgtcacaaGAAAGATTTAATGGATTAGCTATgttatttattgagaaaaatatactagcgaaattaaaatataaaaatttgatcaataattTTGCATCTCATAAAGTtaggaaaattgattttaaataaatgaatttttataaaatttttaaaaaagttttattgaaACAATTCGCCTAAAGCCCAAAATTAATTGAGTCCCCTTGATAGTGCCTTAACTTAAGTCTCACATAcgtctttttcaaatttttaccCTAGACATTACACGTGTGAattgttatttgtttattgaGTTAAATCAACCTATTGAGTAGAATCCAGAGCTCTTCACTAGATTACACTTATAAATTACTTTTACCCAGCCACTTAagcaataattaacaatagaTTACCTACCTCAAGACAACAATACACGAACTAATCTATTAGTGCCTTGATAGTGCCTTAACTTAGTCTCACATAcgtctttttcaaatttttaccCTAGACATTACACGTGtgaattgttatttatttattgagcTAAATCAACCTATTGAGTAGAATCCAGAGCTCTTCACTAGTGCTGCGTTtacattttggattggagtaggaatcctgaggagtgggaatccttggattaggagtgtggagtgggagtgagagtagggtgtttacttagactaaatgaaagtatggattgtcaatcagaatcctaattatttgtttactttgtcttggattggaagtaaattattttaaattacaattttatccttatgtacagaattataatttgtaattaaaaaattaataaaatatatatttggaaaataaaataaatattttattatatttataaattaataataattactaatattcttaattatgtaaatcataattttttattaatttaaatttaaattatgtgaataaaaattaataataatagcaacacaaatgaaatattaatattgataatatagtacaaaattaatattttttagaataaaatatttattattatttaataaataaataattaatatttattaaaattaatgtttaatattattaatttaaatataatatttatttatttttattttattaaatttaataaaataaatatgatataattattatttttaataaatatgatattatttattttattaaatatgatattatttattttattaaatatgatattatttcttttattaaatattatttatttatttaaattataaggataaaatgggaAGAGGGGGAGTGgaatgggagtgggaatcccactccacactccaaAATTGGGTGGGATCCACGGATTCTCACTTCCACTCCCCTCttttttaaggtaagtaaacactggagtgagaggaatccacactccacactccacactccacactcccactccagaaagtaaacactaccTAGATTCAGTGGCGGACCTACAGCCTGTCTAGTCcagaaaaaatcatttaaaccCCATGTCTTTAGATTAATGCTATATAAGAATAgagtttttactttatttttatataagtcCTTAATTCAGTTGCTTTTGtgttttcatcaaatttcataaaacaatagagttttactttatttttaaataatccctaattcaattatatttttttattagtggcttattttataaaatgattaaattatatactTATTGAATAGAATGAAAACATTAGGGGTCTAAAATGTTATTActactttaatttgtttttaaaattttaatttaaaaaaatatgttaatgtaatataacattgtcactagtattaaaaatactaaaaagatatataataaaatttttatgtgaatgttgagattttatttattagttacatTAACTAAGAGGATAagttagaaaacaaaatttgagtattttgatCTGATTTTTTAAAGTGACTCAGAGTGTCTGGCTAAGAAATAATGGCGCACAAATACCTTTTTACTAGGTTAgagtttagtttattattgaaacttttgacaactaatatttttataatttaaaaagatgaataaattttaatagtttaatttatttaagcttGGTAATTAAGTACTTTTCAAACACAAAGTtctatttgtaatattttaattgattataattacatgtattgatttattcaaacttgaaattcttaattgatttattaattcttatataattaGATGTTAATATATGTTGCAATGTTATAttccataattaaaaaataatatttttatatttaaattatcttttgttttctagtCTTTTtatatacttatttttatttaaagtacATATTTATAGGGTTTTTTGTATCCCCTTATTTGATGTActttttttacttataaatgtttatgttcactccaaaatataaaatttttaatttagcccGGGGTAATATAAAGTTCTGGGTCTGCCCCTGACTAGATTACACTTATAAATTACTTTTACCCAGCCACTTAagcaataattaacaatagaTTACCTACCTCAAGACAACAATACACGCACTGCTCTATTAGTTCACCAACTTGCATTAATATATTACCTGTAAATCTGAATTATTTTTGACAAGATAAGTGGCGTAGTCATTGCCTGCAAGAGATACTAGAGCCACGGAAGAATTAAGGTCGTGTTTGGTGAAGACTTTTTCTTCCAGTAGCTGTTGAAAAAACTTGACTTGCGTAGTCATGTTTGGTTCATCCACCAATGTGTTGAAGACACCTGTTCCACCATGTGCAAAGTTCATGCCATATTTTAGCTGTGATCTCTTCCCTGATTTTCTCCAATTTTTGTAACTTACGGGAGATTTTGTGCCCAAATATGGAGCtgtatgaaaaagaaaatgattaactgttaaatcaagaaatgggttcaatatatttctttaaaaaaaattcgttCAGCATAATACGCACAATTCAAATCAACATTGAATTcaactctatttattagataaatttaaatcaatcTTATCAAATGGAAATGggtttaatttacttttatatatatttttaagaaaaagaaaagatttagtTTTACCTTTCGTTATGTAATTTCCCATTTTCCTTCACATTTCCTAatcatgatcattttcaactcTATTTTTGTATCCAACTTATAGTTTACAATCTGCTGTCCTCATTCCTCTCATGAACATCTTTATTTTCAGCAAAACATAAGCCTATTCGTAAATACtattagataaaaatgaaaatgaatcaaaactAACGTAATTAAGCAAAAGCAAACTCTCAATAATCTGAACTACTTCTGAACAAACTGCTAGCTAGCTTTCAATAATGGTagttataagaaaaaaatataagagtaattaaatgcaaaatttcATTAGTTGGAGAGAGAACCTACCTATATAGTCAGTCAAGACACGGCCATCAGAAAAGCGACCGGCCGGTTTACCGGGAAAAGTAATGCCATACGGTCCGGGGACACTATTTCTGCAGTTGCCGGTATCAGCATACGAGTCTCCGAATACAAAAAGCTTCAGATCAGAGCTGTGTTCATGATGATGACGACGACGACTATGATGATCATGCCTATGTAGCTGCAGTTTTCCTCCGATGATCAGTGCATGGGCTTCTGCAAggcaattattttaaaaaatatatatatatatatatatatcaaccatgattatataaataagagaGAAGATTAGTTCGACGTCTAGGGAGAAAATAGAGAGAAGGACTCGAACCTGTAAACAATATAAGACACAAAAAGA contains these protein-coding regions:
- the LOC102625750 gene encoding GDSL esterase/lipase At5g03610-like, giving the protein MAQRTLFTSLLIFLCLILFTEAHALIIGGKLQLHRHDHHSRRRHHHEHSSDLKLFVFGDSYADTGNCRNSVPGPYGITFPGKPAGRFSDGRVLTDYIAPYLGTKSPVSYKNWRKSGKRSQLKYGMNFAHGGTGVFNTLVDEPNMTTQVKFFQQLLEEKVFTKHDLNSSVALVSLAGNDYATYLVKNNSDLQGFPGLTKSIIGQLAMNLKLILDLGVPKIAVTSMEPMGCLPQLSAVSSYENCSESLNSASKFHNQLLEQEILQNFNNESKRPVIFTLDLYGAFMSALMKKENHSGNVKLKTSLQPCCAGVSKDYLCGNVDKSGKKRYIVCENPKLSFFWDNIHPSQNGWHAVFSELQSSLRIIRE